Proteins from a genomic interval of Caulobacter rhizosphaerae:
- the ybeY gene encoding rRNA maturation RNase YbeY yields the protein MEIEDEAWTQAEPEVEALVWRAAQAVLDAHEDVEGGGIVILLADDDSVQALNRDFRQKDYATNVLSFPSPPNPEGQIGDIALAFGVCQREAVEQGKPLAHHLQHLVAHGVLHLLGYDHQDDAEAEAMEAFEREILAGLDIPDPYAEPASPEG from the coding sequence ATCGAGATCGAGGACGAGGCCTGGACCCAGGCCGAGCCCGAGGTCGAGGCCCTGGTCTGGCGCGCCGCCCAGGCGGTGCTGGACGCCCACGAAGACGTCGAGGGCGGGGGCATCGTCATTCTGCTGGCCGACGACGACAGCGTCCAGGCGCTGAACCGCGACTTTCGCCAGAAGGACTACGCGACCAACGTGCTGTCCTTCCCCTCGCCCCCCAATCCGGAGGGCCAGATCGGCGACATCGCCCTGGCGTTCGGGGTGTGCCAGCGCGAAGCGGTCGAGCAAGGCAAGCCCCTCGCGCACCACTTGCAACATCTGGTGGCGCACGGGGTGCTTCATCTCTTAGGATACGACCATCAGGACGACGCCGAGGCCGAGGCGATGGAAGCGTTCGAGCGCGAGATCCTCGCGGGCTTGGACATTCCCGACCCCTATGCCGAACCCGCGTCCCCAGAGGGATAA
- a CDS encoding hemolysin family protein translates to MPSDDQSSTPAGPARLSRGLRAFFRKMRKDLAGRGVPGLAEAPRPADPSMVHEVDMVDQAEAFQSLRVADVMTPRADIVAVEVSTAFEALVAQFTEAEHSRMPIYRETLDDPVGVVHVKDVFRLLADDDKRPGPTDQILHRLRREALYVPASMRAADLLLRMRTSRIHMALVIDEFGGTDGLVTMEDLIEAVVGEIDDEHDDAQVSNIVARPGGLFEVDARAPLEDLEAALDRDLAPPDMEEDIDTVAGLVVALAGRVPQRGEVIAHPAGFDLEVVEADPRRVRRVRVRPVVAPEAEATDPPGRVAAS, encoded by the coding sequence ATGCCCAGCGACGACCAGAGTTCCACGCCCGCCGGCCCGGCTCGCCTGAGTCGGGGCCTGCGGGCGTTCTTCCGCAAGATGCGCAAGGACCTGGCGGGCCGCGGCGTGCCGGGCCTGGCCGAGGCCCCGCGTCCGGCCGATCCGTCCATGGTCCACGAGGTCGACATGGTCGACCAGGCCGAGGCCTTCCAGAGCCTGCGGGTGGCCGACGTGATGACCCCGCGCGCCGACATCGTGGCGGTCGAGGTGTCGACGGCGTTCGAGGCGCTGGTGGCCCAGTTCACCGAGGCCGAGCACTCGCGGATGCCGATCTATCGCGAGACCCTGGACGATCCGGTCGGCGTGGTTCACGTCAAGGACGTGTTCCGCCTGCTGGCCGATGACGACAAGCGCCCGGGTCCCACCGACCAGATCCTGCACCGGCTGCGGCGCGAGGCGCTGTACGTGCCGGCCTCGATGCGGGCGGCCGACCTGTTGCTGCGCATGCGCACCAGCCGTATCCACATGGCCCTGGTCATCGACGAGTTCGGCGGCACCGACGGCCTGGTGACCATGGAGGACCTGATCGAGGCGGTGGTCGGCGAGATCGACGACGAGCACGACGACGCCCAGGTGTCCAACATCGTCGCCCGTCCCGGTGGCCTGTTCGAGGTCGACGCCCGCGCGCCGCTGGAGGACCTGGAGGCCGCCCTCGACCGCGACCTGGCCCCGCCGGACATGGAAGAGGACATCGACACCGTCGCTGGTCTGGTGGTGGCCCTGGCCGGCCGCGTGCCGCAGCGCGGCGAGGTGATCGCCCATCCGGCCGGCTTTGATCTGGAAGTGGTCGAGGCCGATCCGCGTCGCGTGCGCCGGGTGCGGGTGCGCCCCGTCGTCGCCCCGGAGGCCGAGGCGACCGACCCGCCCGGACGCGTGGCCGCTTCGTGA
- the lnt gene encoding apolipoprotein N-acyltransferase: protein MTLPALPKLTPWRARALALLAGLAAALAHPPFGILPGLLGYAALLWLLDAIDGPRPLRSAFFRGWLAGLAYFGLGTWWIAEAFMVDAANQGWMAPFAVAAMAAGMALFWGLAAMLYRLVRPPGVRRVLVFAGAYAALEWTRGHVLTGFPWNLPGETWKAGSAVSQIAALVGAYGLTWITLAIAAAPAVWRDGRRGRIAVGAALAGLIVLFAGGWLLRAAPAPAAGQSPTTVRIVQADIPQESKWDERRFAQIVQAYVSLTAKPYAGKPADLVVWPEGALPLAINDYMVPGSWVRQAIVDALKPGQLMLLGGYRYEGTPDKPVYYNSLVALRRTAGDVEVVGIYDKHRLVPFGEYLPADALMTKLGVKSMAHLGDGFATGPAPRPLRIAPNLLVQPLICYESLFPRLAEPAPGVRAIINVSNDAWFGVTSGPLQHLNLASYRAIETGLPLIRATPTGVSALIDAQGRILPGARLDLGESGVIDGNAPYVGSPTLFSRLGHWPFGVLLLVSFAAAIRFPGGRRLEKVPN from the coding sequence GTGACCCTGCCGGCCTTGCCGAAGCTGACGCCGTGGCGCGCCCGGGCCCTGGCCCTGCTGGCGGGCCTGGCCGCCGCCCTGGCCCATCCGCCGTTCGGGATCCTGCCGGGCCTGCTGGGCTATGCCGCGCTTCTCTGGCTGCTGGACGCGATCGACGGTCCACGGCCCCTGCGCTCGGCCTTCTTTCGCGGCTGGCTGGCGGGGCTCGCCTATTTCGGTCTCGGCACCTGGTGGATCGCCGAGGCCTTTATGGTCGACGCCGCCAACCAGGGCTGGATGGCGCCGTTCGCCGTCGCCGCCATGGCCGCCGGGATGGCGCTGTTCTGGGGTTTGGCGGCGATGCTCTATCGCCTGGTCCGCCCCCCCGGCGTGCGCCGAGTGCTGGTGTTCGCCGGAGCCTATGCGGCCCTGGAATGGACGCGCGGCCATGTCCTGACCGGCTTTCCCTGGAACCTGCCGGGCGAGACCTGGAAGGCGGGCTCGGCCGTGTCGCAGATCGCGGCCCTGGTCGGCGCCTACGGCCTGACCTGGATCACCCTGGCCATCGCCGCGGCTCCGGCCGTCTGGCGTGATGGTCGACGCGGCCGGATCGCGGTCGGGGCGGCCCTCGCCGGCCTGATCGTGCTCTTCGCCGGCGGGTGGCTGCTGCGCGCCGCGCCGGCGCCGGCCGCCGGTCAATCGCCCACCACCGTCCGTATCGTCCAGGCCGACATCCCGCAGGAATCCAAGTGGGACGAGCGGCGGTTCGCCCAGATCGTCCAGGCCTATGTCTCGCTGACCGCCAAGCCGTACGCTGGCAAGCCCGCCGACCTCGTGGTCTGGCCCGAGGGCGCCCTGCCGCTGGCGATCAACGACTACATGGTCCCCGGCAGCTGGGTGCGGCAGGCCATCGTCGACGCCCTCAAGCCCGGCCAACTGATGCTGCTGGGCGGCTATCGCTACGAGGGGACGCCCGACAAGCCGGTCTATTACAACAGCCTGGTCGCCCTGCGGCGCACGGCCGGCGACGTCGAGGTGGTGGGGATTTACGACAAGCACCGCCTGGTGCCGTTCGGCGAATACCTGCCAGCCGACGCCCTGATGACGAAGCTGGGCGTCAAGAGCATGGCTCACCTGGGCGACGGCTTCGCCACCGGGCCGGCGCCCCGGCCGTTGCGGATCGCCCCGAACCTGCTGGTCCAGCCGCTGATCTGCTACGAAAGCCTGTTCCCGCGCCTGGCCGAGCCGGCGCCGGGCGTACGGGCCATCATCAATGTCTCCAACGACGCCTGGTTCGGCGTGACGTCCGGGCCGCTGCAGCACCTGAACCTGGCCAGTTACCGGGCGATCGAGACAGGCCTGCCGTTGATCCGCGCGACCCCCACCGGCGTCTCCGCCCTGATCGACGCCCAGGGGCGGATCCTGCCTGGCGCCCGCCTGGATCTTGGCGAATCAGGCGTGATCGACGGTAATGCGCCCTATGTCGGCTCGCCGACTCTGTTTTCCAGGCTGGGGCACTGGCCGTTCGGAGTGCTGCTTTTGGTTTCATTCGCCGCCGCGATTCGCTTTCCAGGGGGTCGGCGCTTGGAAAAAGTCCCGAACTGA
- a CDS encoding helix-turn-helix domain-containing protein gives MNTTSDQDRSPNPIDLHVGARIRMRRKILGVSQERLADDLGLTFQQVQKYERGANRVSASKLYEIAKSLQSSVSYFFEGLADPTDVDGFEENGSEQFVHDFLMTPEGLELAALFPRIGKSRVRRRILDLVRSMADELIEEEPEA, from the coding sequence ATGAACACGACCTCTGACCAAGACCGCTCCCCCAACCCGATCGACCTGCACGTCGGCGCCCGCATCCGCATGCGGCGCAAGATACTCGGCGTCAGCCAGGAGCGTCTGGCCGATGACCTGGGCCTGACCTTCCAGCAGGTGCAGAAGTACGAGCGCGGCGCCAACCGCGTCAGCGCTTCCAAGCTGTACGAGATCGCCAAGAGCCTGCAGTCGTCGGTGTCCTACTTCTTCGAAGGCCTGGCCGACCCGACCGACGTCGACGGTTTCGAGGAAAACGGCTCCGAGCAGTTCGTGCACGATTTCCTGATGACTCCGGAAGGCCTTGAGCTGGCCGCGCTGTTCCCGCGCATCGGCAAATCCCGTGTCCGTCGGCGCATCCTCGACCTCGTCCGGTCGATGGCGGATGAACTGATCGAGGAAGAGCCGGAAGCCTGA
- the metK gene encoding methionine adenosyltransferase produces MSRSSYIFTSESVSEGHPDKVADRISDTVVDAFLSVDPEARVACETLVTTNRIVLAGEVRAGKPGGDKAANKQLTKDILKSLEPKVRAAIKDIGYEQKGFHWEKAKYANYLHGQSAHIAQGVDASDKKDEGAGDQGIMFGYASTETPELMPATLQYSHNILSRLAQLRHSGELSELEPDAKSQVTLEYDGAGKPVRVVSIVVSHQHKKKIGGKTPTSKRVLDLIKPHILPIFPDGLITKKTQWLVNPTGRFEIGGPDGDAGVTGRKIIVDTYGGAAPHGGGAFSGKDPTKVDRSAAYACRYLAKNVVAAGLADRCTIQIAYAIGVAQPVSFHVDLHGTGKVDPAQLEKLLPQLIGGATPRSIREHLQLNKPIYARTAAYGHFGRTPDNEGGFSWEKTDLVSELKGLA; encoded by the coding sequence TTGAGCCGTTCTTCCTACATCTTCACCAGCGAAAGCGTTTCCGAAGGCCATCCGGACAAGGTCGCCGATCGGATCAGCGACACCGTGGTCGACGCCTTCCTGAGCGTCGACCCGGAGGCGCGCGTCGCCTGCGAGACCCTGGTGACCACCAACCGCATCGTCCTGGCGGGCGAAGTGCGGGCCGGCAAGCCGGGCGGCGACAAGGCCGCCAACAAGCAGCTGACCAAGGACATCCTCAAGTCGCTGGAGCCCAAGGTCCGGGCGGCGATCAAGGACATCGGCTACGAGCAGAAGGGCTTCCACTGGGAGAAGGCCAAGTACGCCAACTATCTGCACGGCCAGTCGGCGCACATCGCCCAGGGCGTCGACGCCTCGGACAAGAAGGACGAAGGCGCCGGCGACCAGGGCATCATGTTCGGTTACGCCAGCACCGAGACCCCTGAGCTGATGCCGGCCACGCTGCAATACAGCCACAACATCCTCAGCCGCCTGGCCCAGCTGCGCCACTCGGGCGAGCTGTCGGAGCTGGAACCCGACGCCAAGAGCCAGGTGACCCTGGAATATGACGGCGCCGGCAAGCCGGTCCGGGTGGTCTCGATCGTGGTCTCGCACCAACACAAGAAGAAGATCGGCGGCAAGACCCCGACCTCCAAGCGCGTGCTGGACCTGATCAAGCCGCACATCCTGCCGATCTTCCCGGACGGCCTGATCACCAAGAAGACCCAGTGGCTGGTCAACCCGACCGGCCGCTTCGAGATCGGCGGCCCGGACGGCGACGCCGGCGTCACCGGTCGCAAGATCATCGTCGACACCTACGGCGGCGCGGCCCCGCACGGCGGCGGCGCCTTCTCGGGCAAGGATCCGACCAAGGTCGACCGTTCGGCCGCCTATGCCTGCCGTTACCTGGCCAAGAACGTCGTGGCCGCGGGCCTGGCCGACCGCTGCACCATCCAGATCGCCTACGCGATCGGCGTCGCCCAGCCCGTGTCGTTCCACGTCGACCTGCACGGCACCGGCAAGGTCGATCCGGCCCAGCTGGAAAAGCTGCTGCCGCAACTGATCGGCGGCGCCACCCCGCGTTCGATCCGCGAGCACCTGCAGCTGAACAAGCCGATCTACGCCCGCACCGCCGCCTACGGCCACTTCGGCCGCACGCCGGACAACGAGGGCGGCTTCTCGTGGGAGAAGACCGACCTGGTGTCGGAGCTGAAGGGCCTGGCCTAG
- the trmB gene encoding tRNA (guanosine(46)-N7)-methyltransferase TrmB encodes MTHPQQPHGPLRSFGRLKSRPVKPRQQALLDSLLPTIAVPTMPFQPRELMPDATEVWLEIGFGGGEHMAAQAGKRPDVLLIGAEPFVNGVASAVRHVEEQGLKNVRIHEGDARDVVGWLPDASIDRLFIMFPDPWHKARHNKRRLVQPAFVAELARVLKPGAAFRFATDWADYAEWTIERLLADPAFRFADEAADRNAVPADHVTTRYEEKKLGDCAPVFLDFVRK; translated from the coding sequence ATGACCCATCCCCAACAGCCCCATGGGCCGCTGCGCTCGTTCGGCCGCCTGAAGTCGCGCCCCGTCAAGCCGCGCCAGCAGGCCCTGCTCGACAGCCTGCTGCCGACGATCGCCGTGCCGACCATGCCGTTCCAGCCCCGCGAACTGATGCCGGACGCCACGGAAGTCTGGCTGGAGATCGGCTTCGGCGGCGGCGAGCACATGGCGGCCCAGGCCGGCAAGCGACCCGACGTGCTGCTGATCGGGGCCGAGCCCTTCGTCAACGGCGTGGCCAGCGCCGTCCGCCATGTCGAGGAGCAAGGGCTGAAGAACGTCCGCATCCACGAGGGCGACGCCCGCGACGTGGTTGGCTGGCTGCCGGACGCCAGTATCGACCGGCTGTTCATCATGTTCCCCGACCCATGGCACAAGGCCCGGCACAACAAGCGCCGCCTGGTCCAGCCGGCCTTCGTGGCCGAACTGGCGCGGGTGCTGAAGCCGGGGGCCGCCTTCCGCTTCGCCACCGACTGGGCCGACTATGCCGAGTGGACCATCGAGCGGCTGCTGGCCGATCCGGCCTTCCGCTTCGCCGACGAGGCCGCCGACCGCAACGCCGTCCCGGCCGACCACGTCACCACGCGCTATGAGGAAAAGAAGCTGGGCGACTGCGCGCCGGTGTTCCTGGATTTCGTCAGGAAATAG
- the ppa gene encoding inorganic diphosphatase: MDLSKIAVGVNPPYDLNAVIEIPQGGEPVKYEIDKASGALMVDRFLHTAMFYPANYGFIPHTLADDGDPADIMVVGPTPVVPGAIIRCRPIGALMMVDEAGSDEKILAVPVDKLHPFYTGVSSWRDLPVILTEQIAHFFQHYKDLEKGKSTKITGWADPEETAEIIRAAIKRHDENY; this comes from the coding sequence ATGGACCTCTCCAAGATCGCCGTCGGCGTCAACCCGCCGTACGACCTGAACGCCGTCATCGAGATCCCGCAAGGCGGCGAGCCGGTGAAGTACGAGATCGACAAGGCCAGCGGAGCGCTGATGGTCGACCGCTTCCTGCACACGGCGATGTTCTACCCGGCCAATTACGGCTTCATCCCGCACACCCTGGCCGACGACGGCGATCCGGCCGACATCATGGTGGTGGGTCCGACCCCGGTGGTGCCCGGCGCGATCATCCGCTGCCGCCCGATCGGCGCCCTGATGATGGTCGACGAGGCCGGTTCTGACGAGAAGATCCTGGCTGTCCCGGTCGACAAGCTGCACCCGTTCTATACGGGCGTGTCGAGCTGGCGCGACCTGCCGGTGATCCTGACCGAGCAGATCGCCCACTTCTTCCAGCACTACAAGGACCTGGAAAAGGGCAAGTCGACCAAGATCACCGGCTGGGCCGATCCGGAGGAAACCGCCGAGATCATCCGCGCCGCGATCAAGCGCCACGACGAGAACTACTGA
- the rimP gene encoding ribosome maturation factor RimP, with translation MRGKTQEDIGLVELLDPVAESVGYEIVRLRLMGGAEQRRLQIMAERPDGDMNVEDCARLSRAISEIMDAADPISGEYTLEVSSPGVDRPLTRLKDFDTYAGLEIRIELDRVAEGRKRFKGELAGVEDGQVGLNLEGEDDTTVYFPFEWIVDAKLVLNDELMKRGAQQRAARVGAEGEDANEDDVGAEGDDDQDLGDDAEDDIDLSESEED, from the coding sequence TTGCGCGGCAAGACGCAGGAAGATATCGGTCTGGTCGAATTGCTCGATCCCGTCGCCGAGTCCGTCGGCTACGAGATCGTCCGCCTGCGCCTGATGGGCGGGGCCGAGCAGCGTCGCCTCCAGATCATGGCTGAACGTCCGGATGGCGACATGAACGTCGAGGATTGCGCCCGTCTGTCGCGCGCCATTTCCGAGATCATGGACGCCGCAGACCCGATCAGCGGCGAATACACCCTGGAAGTCTCCAGCCCGGGCGTCGACCGCCCCCTGACCCGGCTGAAAGACTTCGACACCTATGCCGGCCTGGAGATCCGCATCGAGCTGGACCGGGTCGCCGAGGGCCGCAAGCGCTTCAAGGGCGAGCTGGCCGGCGTCGAGGACGGCCAGGTGGGCCTGAACCTCGAGGGCGAGGACGACACCACCGTCTATTTCCCGTTCGAATGGATCGTCGACGCCAAGCTGGTGTTGAACGACGAGCTGATGAAGCGCGGCGCCCAGCAGCGCGCCGCCCGCGTGGGCGCCGAAGGCGAAGACGCAAACGAAGATGATGTCGGAGCAGAGGGCGACGACGACCAAGATCTCGGCGACGACGCCGAAGACGATATTGACCTGTCCGAAAGTGAAGAGGACTGA
- the nusA gene encoding transcription termination factor NusA, producing MAIGISANRLELLQIADAVAREKGIEKEVVIEAIEDALQKAARARYGAEHDIRVKIDPRTGETTQKRVIEVVSDDFELEGEIGKVQLSSAKRTWRDAEIGKIYEETLPPFEIGRVQTQMARQVVMHKVREAERERQYDEYKDRAGEIVNGSVKRVEYGNVIVDLGRGEGIMRRDQSIPRENFNVGDRIRAYIYDVRRETKGPQIMLSRAHGGFMAKLFAQEVPEVYDGVIEIRAVARDPGSRAKMAVISNDSSIDPVGACVGMRGSRVQAVVAELQGEKIDIIQWSEDEATFIVNALAPAEVSKVVMDEEDERVEVVVPDEQLSLAIGRRGQNVRLASQLTSWQIDIMTESQESERRQREFSERTALFQEALDVDEVIAQLLVTEGFAAVEDVAYVEPHEIAAIEGFDDETADELQTRAREFLEKEAAALDAKRLELGVEDGLLEIEGVTLPVAVALGEGDVKSVEDLAGLIPDDLRGWFETKDGERTREAGILDSFNLSPEDAEALIMRARIVMGWVEAPPEPEYVEEEGEFEEEAGEAPAEASDEAVEETEETKED from the coding sequence ATGGCCATCGGCATTTCCGCCAACCGCCTCGAGCTGCTGCAGATCGCCGACGCGGTCGCGCGTGAAAAGGGCATCGAGAAGGAAGTCGTCATCGAGGCGATCGAGGACGCCCTGCAGAAGGCCGCCCGGGCTCGCTACGGCGCCGAGCACGACATCCGCGTCAAGATCGATCCGCGCACCGGCGAGACCACCCAGAAGCGGGTGATCGAGGTCGTGTCGGACGACTTCGAGCTGGAAGGCGAGATCGGCAAGGTCCAGCTGTCGTCGGCCAAGCGCACCTGGCGTGACGCCGAGATCGGCAAGATCTACGAGGAAACCCTGCCGCCGTTCGAGATCGGCCGCGTGCAGACCCAGATGGCTCGCCAGGTCGTCATGCACAAGGTTCGCGAAGCCGAGCGCGAGCGCCAGTACGACGAGTACAAGGATCGCGCCGGCGAGATCGTCAACGGCAGCGTCAAGCGTGTCGAATACGGCAACGTGATCGTCGACCTGGGCCGCGGCGAAGGCATCATGCGCCGCGACCAGTCGATCCCGCGCGAGAACTTCAACGTCGGCGACCGCATCCGCGCCTACATCTACGACGTCCGCCGCGAGACCAAGGGTCCGCAGATCATGCTGAGCCGCGCCCACGGCGGCTTCATGGCCAAGCTGTTCGCGCAGGAAGTGCCGGAGGTCTACGACGGCGTCATCGAGATCCGCGCCGTGGCCCGCGACCCGGGCTCGCGCGCCAAGATGGCGGTGATCTCCAACGACAGCAGCATCGACCCGGTCGGCGCCTGCGTCGGCATGCGCGGTTCGCGCGTCCAGGCCGTGGTCGCCGAGCTGCAGGGCGAGAAGATCGACATCATCCAGTGGTCGGAAGACGAGGCCACCTTCATCGTCAACGCCCTGGCCCCCGCCGAGGTGTCCAAGGTCGTCATGGACGAGGAGGACGAGCGCGTCGAAGTGGTGGTGCCCGACGAGCAGCTGTCGCTGGCCATCGGCCGTCGCGGCCAGAACGTCCGCCTGGCCAGCCAGCTGACCAGCTGGCAGATCGACATCATGACCGAAAGCCAGGAAAGCGAGCGCCGCCAGCGCGAGTTCTCCGAGCGCACGGCCCTGTTCCAGGAAGCCCTGGACGTCGACGAGGTCATCGCCCAGCTGCTGGTCACCGAAGGCTTCGCGGCCGTCGAGGACGTCGCCTATGTCGAGCCGCACGAGATCGCGGCTATCGAAGGCTTCGACGACGAGACCGCCGACGAACTGCAGACCCGCGCGCGCGAGTTCCTGGAGAAGGAGGCCGCCGCCCTGGACGCCAAGCGCCTGGAGCTCGGCGTCGAGGACGGCCTGCTGGAGATCGAGGGCGTCACCCTGCCGGTGGCCGTGGCCCTGGGCGAGGGCGACGTGAAGTCGGTCGAGGACCTGGCCGGCCTGATCCCCGACGACCTGCGCGGTTGGTTCGAGACCAAGGACGGCGAGCGCACCCGCGAAGCCGGCATCCTGGACAGCTTCAACCTGTCGCCGGAAGACGCCGAGGCGCTGATCATGCGCGCCCGGATCGTCATGGGCTGGGTCGAGGCCCCGCCCGAGCCGGAATATGTCGAGGAAGAGGGCGAGTTCGAGGAAGAGGCGGGTGAAGCGCCGGCCGAAGCTTCGGACGAGGCCGTCGAAGAGACCGAAGAAACCAAGGAAGACTGA
- a CDS encoding RNA-binding protein: MTEADTPFTPVAKTHAEANRQRKDIVLGEATDEARLVRFVAGPDGAVVPDVARKLPGRGMWVEATREAVTTAAKKGLFSRSAKTKLTAPADLADHVERLLARRVLDGLGLARRGGTIISGFEKVSAALASGKTAWLIEASDGADDGRRKILTAVHKAPNSPKVCGMFTSDELGLALGGENVIHTALLAGRGTDRWTLDVERLSGFRPLLPSSWSASWREEP, encoded by the coding sequence ATGACCGAAGCCGACACGCCCTTTACCCCGGTGGCCAAGACCCACGCCGAAGCCAACCGCCAGCGCAAGGACATCGTCCTGGGCGAGGCGACGGACGAGGCGCGCCTGGTGCGGTTCGTGGCCGGGCCGGATGGGGCGGTGGTTCCGGACGTGGCGCGCAAGCTGCCTGGCCGCGGCATGTGGGTGGAGGCGACCCGCGAAGCGGTGACGACCGCCGCCAAGAAGGGTCTGTTCTCGCGCTCGGCCAAGACCAAGCTGACCGCGCCGGCCGACCTGGCCGATCACGTGGAACGCCTGTTGGCCCGGCGAGTTCTGGACGGACTGGGTCTTGCGCGGCGCGGCGGAACGATTATCTCAGGCTTCGAAAAGGTCTCCGCGGCCCTGGCTTCGGGAAAGACCGCCTGGTTGATCGAGGCGTCCGACGGCGCCGACGACGGTCGCCGAAAGATTCTCACCGCGGTCCACAAGGCCCCGAACAGCCCCAAAGTCTGCGGGATGTTCACGTCCGATGAATTGGGTTTGGCCTTGGGCGGGGAGAATGTGATACACACGGCGCTCCTTGCCGGGCGCGGCACTGATCGCTGGACTTTGGACGTCGAGCGGTTATCAGGCTTTCGCCCACTCCTTCCCTCGAGTTGGTCGGCGAGTTGGCGCGAGGAGCCCTAG